Proteins encoded in a region of the Flammeovirga yaeyamensis genome:
- a CDS encoding phosphatase PAP2 family protein, with product MEPFEWERSLFLFFNGMHNPASDSFFWWLTTPVNSWPLYVFLLMFSYIKFGWKNTLITLIGLGIAIGLADAIASQIIKKLIQRPRPSHDPVIEHLVHTLHGYKGGAYGFVSSHASTSMAIALFFYNAWKKRFPWAVLLFVWTIVYSYSRIAVGVHFVGDIIGGWLVGLLAYWLSIKIMAFASTKIPWLKKNS from the coding sequence ATGGAGCCGTTTGAGTGGGAGAGATCATTATTTTTATTTTTTAACGGGATGCATAATCCGGCATCAGATAGTTTTTTCTGGTGGCTGACTACACCGGTAAATTCTTGGCCGTTATATGTCTTTTTGTTGATGTTTTCGTACATCAAATTTGGATGGAAAAATACATTGATCACTTTGATAGGTTTAGGAATCGCAATTGGATTGGCGGATGCAATCGCTTCTCAAATCATTAAAAAATTAATTCAGAGGCCACGACCTTCTCATGATCCTGTCATAGAACATTTAGTACATACGTTACATGGCTATAAAGGTGGGGCTTATGGTTTTGTGTCTTCACACGCTTCTACTTCTATGGCGATTGCTCTATTCTTCTATAACGCTTGGAAGAAACGTTTCCCTTGGGCTGTCTTATTATTTGTATGGACCATTGTATATTCTTACAGTCGTATCGCAGTGGGAGTTCATTTTGTGGGTGATATTATCGGTGGGTGGTTAGTAGGCTTATTAGCATATTGGCTATCAATAAAGATTATGGCATTTGCTTCGACAAAGATACCTTGGTTAAAGAAGAACTCTTAA